In one window of Lampris incognitus isolate fLamInc1 chromosome 3, fLamInc1.hap2, whole genome shotgun sequence DNA:
- the LOC130110037 gene encoding dual specificity protein phosphatase 22-B-like — protein sequence MGNGINKVLPDLYLGNIKDAQDRELLAQYNITHILSIHDTAAPILEEKTYLCISASDHSKQKLSQYFRDSIVFIHETRLKGEGVLVHCVAGVSRSVTLVVAYIMTVTGRGWMESLAAVRAARPCAGPNLGFLRQLEEFENSELAEYRAWWMDRYGKISFNDDDDIIALMTRKSQPSGSN from the exons ATGGGTAATGGAATAAACAAG GTGCTGCCAGACCTTTATCTCGGAAACATCAAAG ATGCACAAGATAGGGAGCTGTTGGCACAGTACAACATCACCCACATCCTCTCCATCCATGACACAGCTGCACCCATCCTGGAG GAAAAGACATACCTTTGTATATCTGCTTCAGATCACTCAAAGCAAAAATT GAGCCAGTACTTCAGGGACAGTATCGTTTTCATCCATGAGACCCGACTGAAAGGAGAAGGTGTCCTCGTCCACTG CGTGGCAGGCGTGTCCCGTAGCGTGACGCTGGTGGTGGCCTACATCATGACGGTGACAGGACGGGGCTGGATGGAGTCCTTGGCAGCTGTGAGGGCAGCCAGGCCATGTGCCGGGCCCAACCTGGGCTTCCTACGCCAGCTGGAGGAATTTGAAAATTCAGAATTGGCAGAA TATAGAGCATGGTGGATGGATAGGTATGGTAAGATCTCATTCAATGACGATGATGACATCATCGCCCTTATGACCCGGAAATCCCAGCCCAGCGGCAGCAACTAG